In one window of Nicotiana tabacum cultivar K326 chromosome 12, ASM71507v2, whole genome shotgun sequence DNA:
- the LOC107778918 gene encoding sucrose transport protein: MENGTKKLNVSSLAVEQPLPKSKLWKIIMVASIAAGVQFGWALQLSLLTPYVQLLGIPHKFASFIWLCGPISGMIVQPVVGYYSDNCSSRFGRRRPFIAAGAALVTIAVFLIGFAADLGHASGDPLGKGSKPRAIAVFVVGFWILDVANNMLQGPCRALLADLSGGKAGRMRTSNAFFSFFMAVGNVLGYAAGSYSRLYKIFPFSKTPACDIYCANLKSCFFIAVFLLLSLTILALTVVRENELPEKDEHEIDEKAGGGGKSKVPFFGEIFGALKDLPRPMWILLLVTCLNWIAWFPFFLYDTDWMAKEVYGGKVGDGRLYDLGVHAGALGLLLNSVVLGFMSLSVEFLGKKIGGVKRLWGILNFVLAVCMALTVLVTKMAEKSRQYDAHGTLMAPTSGVKIGALTLFAVLGIPLAVTFSVPFALASIFSSNAGSGQGLSLGVLNLAIVVPQMLVSIVGGPWDDLFGGGNLPGFIVGAVAAAASGILALTMLPSPPADAKPATTMGGFH; this comes from the exons ATGGAGAATGGTACCAAAAAACTTAATGTTTCTTCTCTAGCAGTTGAGCAGCCTTTACCAAAATCCAAGCTATGGAAAATAATAATGGTGGCTTCCATAGCAGCTGGAGTTCAATTCGGTTGGGCTCTGCAACTTTCTTTATTGACTCCATATGTTCAACTCCTTGGTATCCCACATaaatttgcttcttttatttggcTCTGTGGACCTATTTCTGGTATGATTGTTCAGCCAGTTGTGGGTTATTACAGTGACAATTGCTCCTCCCGTTTTGGCCGTCGCCGGCCGTTCATTGCCGCCGGCGCCGCCCTTGTCACTATAGCTGTTTTCCTCATCGGATTTGCTGCTGATCTTGGACATGCCTCCGGTGACCCTCTCGGAAAAGGGTCCAAACCTCGAGCCATTGCTGTTTTTGTCGTTGGGTTTTGGATCCTTGATGTTGCTAACAATATGTTACAG GGTCCATGCAGAGCGCTATTGGCTGATCTGTCCGGCGGAAAAGCCGGGAGGATGAGAACATCAAAcgccttcttctccttcttcatgGCCGTCGGAAACGTCCTCGGTTACGCCGCCGGTTCCTACTCCCGCCTCTACAAAATCTTCCCCTTCTCTAAAACCCCAGCCTGTGACATCTACTGCGCCAACCTCAAATCATGTTTCTTCATCGCCGTCTTCCTTCTACTCAGCTTAACAATCTTAGCCCTAACCGTCGTCCGCGAAAACGAGCTCCCCGAAAAAGACGAACACGAAATCGACGAAAAAGCCGGCGGCGGCGGAAAATCAAAAGTCCCGTTCTTCGGTGAAATTTTCGGTGCTTTAAAAGATTTACCAAGACCCATGTGGATTTTGTTACTTGTCACGTGTTTGAACTGGATTGCGTGGTTTCCGTTTTTCTTGTACGATACCGATTGGATGGCTAAGGAAGTGTACGGTGGAAAAGTTGGTGACGGGAGATTGTACGATTTGGGAGTGCACGCCGGAGCTTTGGGGCTGTTGTTGAACTCTGTGGTGTTAGGGTTTATGTCGCTAAGTGTGGAGTTTTTGGGGAAGAAGATCGGTGGGGTGAAGAGGTTATGGGGGATTTTGAATTTCGTGTTGGCTGTTTGCATGGCTTTGACGGTTTTGGTTACAAAAATGGCGGAGAAATCGCGGCAGTATGACGCTCACGGCACGCTCATGGCGCCTACCTCTGGTGTTAAGATTGGTGCCTTGACTCTCTTTGCTGTCCTTGGTATTCCTCTTGCG GTGACTTTTAGTGTTCCATTTGCTTTGGCATCTATATTTTCTAGTAATGCTGGTTCAGGACAAG GTTTGTCACTAGGAGTTCTGAATCTTGCAATAGTTGTACCACAG ATGTTGGTGTCAATAGTTGGAGGGCCATGGGATGACTTGTTTGGAGGAGGGAACTTGCCAGGATTTATTGTTGGAGCAGTTGCAGCTGCGGCAAGTGGCATTTTAGCACTCACAATGTTGCCTTCTCCTCCTGCTGATGCCAAACCAGCCACCACAATGGGCGGTTTCCATTAa